Below is a window of Acidobacteriota bacterium DNA.
CCCTGGGGTCAGGACCGGTTCTTGGATTCGGGCGAAGCAAGAAATAAATGCCGGAGAACTTCCGCTGCTTGAAGCCAATCGGCCTCGATGAGCTCCAGAACCGCGCCCCCATGAAGTCATCCAAGTATCGATAGTAGATCTCTCCATCTCTCGGCACTCCAATGCCCACGCCAGACGCGCGGACGCAACCTCCAAATTCCACATCCAGCTCTTGAGCAAGTAGCGCTATGTCATTGTTCTCTCGCATGTTCGCGTGCACGTCATGCGCCCAGCCGCCATAGCAATCAAAAAGGCGCTTCCACTCTTTGGCACTCGGCACATGCCAACCCGCAGGTGCGGCGCGCTGAGCCGCAGCCCACGTGTAGAGACGTCCATAATTCTCACTGCTGTAGCTGGGGTTCGTTGCGAGGGCTTTCTCAGGTGGATTCGAATCGGGTGGAAAGGACATGTCAAGGCGCGGATAGGAACCTGGCGACTCGTCGTTCGTTACAAAGCGAAGATTTTCCGCAAGCCACTGGCGGCCATCGCGCAGCTGTACGGTCCGGTATTCGTTGCCGTCCCTTGAGTCAGTAAACTTCATAAGCTACAACTACCTCGCGGGCTTTTCCACTCGGCGGGACGCGGCTGATCGCTTCGTGAAGTGAGTGCAGCTGGAGTCGCTGCATTAAGCACCATAGCTTTGAC
It encodes the following:
- a CDS encoding FISUMP domain-containing protein; amino-acid sequence: MKFTDSRDGNEYRTVQLRDGRQWLAENLRFVTNDESPGSYPRLDMSFPPDSNPPEKALATNPSYSSENYGRLYTWAAAQRAAPAGWHVPSAKEWKRLFDCYGGWAHDVHANMRENNDIALLAQELDVEFGGCVRASGVGIGVPRDGEIYYRYLDDFMGARFWSSSRPIGFKQRKFSGIYFLLRPNPRTGPDPRAAPTAHRSEEVLDYAFSVRCVAD